CCCACAGCAGGTGGCCCCAGACAATGGTCATCATCAGCCCATCCAGCCTCGTATATAACGCCAGCAGATACTGTCCGGTCACCAGCGGCAGCGCAGGCAAAATGAGCGGTAGCCAGACCCAGCGGTGTCCGGTTTGCGGACCCCATTCCAGCCAGACAAAAAGTATCAGCAGCGCCAGCACGCTGGAAAGGAGCCCCAGTTGCAGACTGTTGCTGAGCGCCTCGTCGTTTAGCGAAGAATAGTTGGCGAAAAGCGCCAGTACCAACGCACATACCACACCGCTCAGGGGCAAAAGTTGTACCAGCGGGCGTGCGATTGTCGCGGATGAAAAATGCAGGCGTTCCCCGTTTACAGCCGGAATAGTACGTCGCCAGATGTGCCAGAACAGATAACCCACCAGCGCGGTAATGAGGAGCAACAACACCAGCAGCAGACTGGCGAGCGCACCTTTAGCCTGTTGTTCGACGTCGCCCTGGCTGAGCCATTGCCAGCTCAACACGGCAAGCGTTGGCGGATTGCCGGGGCCAAGAACGATTGCCACATCAACAACGGAGAGTGACCAGGCGACAATCGCCAGCATGGCTTTGCCCAACGCCGGGGCGATAGCAGGCAGTACCAGCCACTTCAGGCATTGCAGTCGGCTGTAACCCAGTGAATCCAGCACGATTACCTGCTGCGAAAGTTGTTTTTCACTCAGCAGAGCTGAAAGGATCCATAACAAAAAGGCGCTCTCTTTCACCGCCAGCGTCACGCCAAGCCCAATGCCGTAGCGGTCCGGCTGGGGGCTGAGGAACGCTAGCCATTGCCAGAGCAGGCCGCCTTCGGCAAAAAACAACAGCACGCTGGTGGCGAAGGCTACGTGCGGAATTGCCAGCAGCCATGGAAGACGCATAGACAGACGCACCCAGCCTGCGCCCGGCCACAAGGCGAGGATTGCCAGCAGCGCGATGAGCAGTGCACCGCCAGCCGCGAGGCCTACGGAAACCAGCGTTGCCAGTAACGCCTGCGGGAGTTGAGGATCGGTAAATAGCGCCAGCCAGTGTGTGGGGCTAAGCGCCGGTGTTACCAGAGACAATGCCGCTGGCGCCAGCGGCAGATAAACTGCCGCCATGATGGCCCAGAGTAGCAGAATTAATGCGTACCGTAGCGGCGTAGCCATTCTTGTTCCAGAGCGTTTACCCAGGCTGCATGCGGTTCCGGCAGCACGGCAGGGAGTCCTTGTGGGATCCGTGCCAGTAGCGCATTACGCTGTTCGTCAGGCAATTTTTGTGGATCAAGCACCGAGGGATCTCCCCAGACAGTCGGGTCAGCTTTACGCAGTTGCGCTTGGGGCGAAAGCAGGAAGTTTGCCACGACTTTCGCTCCGGCGCTGGCACGCGCATTCGCCGGAATGGTGACAAAATGCACGTTGCCGAGCATGCCCTGTGAGAAACCAAAACTATAGCTGCTTTTGGGCAACTCACCGCTGGCCACTTTTTGCTGCGCGTGGGCAGGGTTAAAGGTCAATGATAAACGCAGTACGCCACTATTAAGCAGCGCATCCATTCGCGCAGGCGTGGGCGGAAAGTCTTTGCCTTCGCGCCACAAAGCAGGATGCAACGCATCAAGATAGTGCCATAACGGGGCGGTAACATCGGCGAAGGTGGTTGCATCGGGAGCGATTTTCAGTGCTTGCGGTTTGGTGGTGAGCGATATTAACAACTGCTCAAGAAACGCTGTTCCGGTAAAATCTGGCGGGCGTGGATAGCTCACCGTGCCAGGGTGCGCCTGGGCAAACTCAAGCAGTGCCTGCGGAGATAGCGGCGGTTGCGCGGTGAGATCGCGCCGCGCAATAAACGTTAGCTGTGCGCCGCCCCACGGTGATTCAGCCCCCTCCGTTGGAACGGAGAAATCTTCGGTCACCGGTTTTTGGGTATCAACATAGCGCCAGTTCGGCAGCGTTTGCGCCCACTGAGTTTGCAGCAGCCCGGCTTCTTTCAGCGTGCGGAAGTTTTCGCCATTCACCCACAGTAAATCGACAGCGCCGCCGGTTTTTCGCCCGGAGGCCGCTTCCGTCTGGATACGTTTTACGGCGTCGGCGGCATCCGCCAGGCGTACGATTTTCAGGTTAATGGCGTAGTGCGTTTTCATCTCACCGCTAACCCAGTCGAGATACTGGTTAACTGCATTGTCGCCACCCCAGGCGTTGAACCACACCGTCTGACCGCGGGCGTCATTTTTGATTTGCTGCCAGCTGGCGTCCTGGGCAAACGTCGCCAGCGGACAGAGCAATAAACTCAGGCACAATAAGCAGTAACGCATAATATCTCCATTGCTAGAAATGGGGGAAAGTCTCAGCTTTTTTTCTGTTGATGCTCAAGATAAAGGCTTCTCGCTACGGATATCGCCACACTCAGGGCGAACAGAACGAACAGGCCGGTCACAAACCAAAATGTGCCGCCGGTTAACAGGCTACCCGCCCATGAATAGACGATAGTGGCGGGTAATTGTCCAATGCCGGTGGCAATAAAAAAATGGCGAAAACGGATCGAGGTTAGTCCTGCTGCATAACTTACCGGGTCGAAGGGAACAAAAGGTAACAGGCGACAGACCAGAATTGTATGCTTGCCATAGCGCTCGAAAAAAGCGTCCATGTGGTTCAGCACCGTTTTTCCGGTCAGTTTTTCCACTGCGCCGCGACCTAAAATACGGGCAATAAAAAAGCACAGCGCCGCACCTGCCATTGCGCTGCTCCAGGACAGTACGCCGCCCCAAAATGCGCCAAACAGCGAGGCATTGGCAAACGTAATAACAAAGGCGGGAAGCGGCGCGACGATGGCCTGCAGGATCATCAGGAAGAACGACACCACCGCGGCCTGGGTTCCGTAAGAACGAATGAAATTCTCAACAGCATGCTGATCGATCGTGGTAAATGCCGCCAGGCTGCCGTGGAGAAAGTCGCTCACGCCTGGTATCCACGCCCATGCGATTAGCGCGAGCAGCAGCAGGGCGAGCAAGCTTACCCGGTAATAGCGTGTCAGTTGCGATTTATTCATTTTGAACATTTACCTGCGCACTCATGACGAGACGACGGATCAACATGCTTAAACCGGGCCCAGGCTTTGGCGGCCTGGACGAGCATAAACAGCGCTAGCCCCGCAATGCTGAGCTTAGCGATAAATGTCCAGCTAATCCCTTCGCTGGCCAGTTCGTGCGACATCAGCGTATAGATAAAGATGCCGGGCAAGGTGGTTACCGCAGATATCACGGTAAATGACCAGAACGGAATCGCCGTCAGCCCATAGGCGTAATTTTGCAAATTGTAGGGGAACAGCGGCACGAGCCGGGTCAGGATCAGAAAGTCTATTCCGCTATGGGCAATGCCTTTTTCGATAGCCTGAAACGTCGCTGTGTGCCCAACGTATTTTTGCAGCAGATCCCGACCAAGCCAGCGAGCCAGCAAAAACGACAGCGCCGAGGCAACGGTTGCCGCCACTAACGAGATGAGCGTACCTGTCACCGGGCCAAACAGCACCCCACCGACGATCACCAGAATACTGCCAGGGATAAGGCACAGCGCAGCAACAATAAACAGCAGGATATAAAGCGTATAGCCAAACATACCGCTTTGGCGGATGACATCTTGTAAATGATGGAAATTGGTTATCAGGTCGGTCAGACCATAATGATGGAAAACTCCCGCCAGAATGCAGAATAATACCGTGACAATTAGCAGCCGGTATTCTGCTTTATGCGAACTTCTTTTTCATGGGGGTTCTCCTGTAAAACCGAGTGCAATGCAGCATTTTCGTCAGCGAAAAGAGCGCGCGAAGATATAATAAATTCCCGGCCGTAACAATGTATTACCGTCGCTTTATTGATTTTGCACAGAATAAACAGACTCTCCAGGCCGGGCCCGGAGAGTGAAAAGACGCAGAAGGTCAGACGCGGAATTTAGCCCATACAGGCGCATGATCGGACGGTTTTTCCATGCTGCGAATTTCATAGTCGATGCCGGTTTCTTCGCAGCGCTCCGCCAGTGGGGTGCTCGCCAGCAGCAGATCGATACGCAGGCCACGGTTATCGTCAAAGCCTTTTGAGCGGTAATCAAACCACGAGAACTGGTCGTTCTTTTCAGGATAAGCGTGGCGATAGGTATCTACCAGACCCCAGCCCAGCAGGCGTTCCATCCACTCGCGCTCTTCCGGCAGGAAGGAACATTTACCGGTACGCAGCCAGCGTTTACGGTTCTCTTCACCGATGCCAATATCGAGGTCGGTTGGGCTGATATTCATATCGCCCATAATCAGCACAGGATTATCGCGTTTCAGTTCAGTCTCCAGATAATTTTGCAGATTCTGATAAAACGCGGCTTTGGCCGGGAATTTCGTTTCGTGGTCGCGGCTTTCGCCCTGCGGGAAATAGCCGTTGATCACCGTGATGCTGCCCAGCGGGGACGGAATTTCCGCCATGATGATACGACGCTGTGCTTCTTCGCCATCGCCAGGGAAGCCACGACGCACCGCGATCGGCGTTTCTTTCGTTAACAGCGCCACGCCGTAATGACCTTTCTGACCGTGATAAAAGACGTTGTAACCGAGCTTGGCTACCTCTTCAAGAGGGAACATATCGTCGTGGACTTTTGTCTCCTGTAAGCCAATAACATCCGGTTGGTGTTTTTCGACAATGGCTGCCAGTTGATGGGGACGGGCGCGCAGGCCGTTGATATTAAAAGAGACAAATTTCATAGTCGCTGCCACTTTGCAAGATGAATAGTGCAAGGATGGTAGCAGAATTTCCGCAGGC
The Citrobacter arsenatis DNA segment above includes these coding regions:
- a CDS encoding ABC transporter permease subunit — translated: MATPLRYALILLLWAIMAAVYLPLAPAALSLVTPALSPTHWLALFTDPQLPQALLATLVSVGLAAGGALLIALLAILALWPGAGWVRLSMRLPWLLAIPHVAFATSVLLFFAEGGLLWQWLAFLSPQPDRYGIGLGVTLAVKESAFLLWILSALLSEKQLSQQVIVLDSLGYSRLQCLKWLVLPAIAPALGKAMLAIVAWSLSVVDVAIVLGPGNPPTLAVLSWQWLSQGDVEQQAKGALASLLLVLLLLITALVGYLFWHIWRRTIPAVNGERLHFSSATIARPLVQLLPLSGVVCALVLALFANYSSLNDEALSNSLQLGLLSSVLALLILFVWLEWGPQTGHRWVWLPLILPALPLVTGQYLLALYTRLDGLMMTIVWGHLLWVMPWMLFVLKPAWQRIDPRLMLIAQTLGWTRGRIFWLVKCPLLVRPALIAFAVGFSVSIAQYMPTLWLGAGRYPTLTTEAVALSSGGSTAILATQALWQLLLPLLVFALTAFLAAWIGRFRQGLR
- a CDS encoding ABC transporter substrate-binding protein; this translates as MRYCLLCLSLLLCPLATFAQDASWQQIKNDARGQTVWFNAWGGDNAVNQYLDWVSGEMKTHYAINLKIVRLADAADAVKRIQTEAASGRKTGGAVDLLWVNGENFRTLKEAGLLQTQWAQTLPNWRYVDTQKPVTEDFSVPTEGAESPWGGAQLTFIARRDLTAQPPLSPQALLEFAQAHPGTVSYPRPPDFTGTAFLEQLLISLTTKPQALKIAPDATTFADVTAPLWHYLDALHPALWREGKDFPPTPARMDALLNSGVLRLSLTFNPAHAQQKVASGELPKSSYSFGFSQGMLGNVHFVTIPANARASAGAKVVANFLLSPQAQLRKADPTVWGDPSVLDPQKLPDEQRNALLARIPQGLPAVLPEPHAAWVNALEQEWLRRYGTH
- a CDS encoding TVP38/TMEM64 family protein is translated as MFKMNKSQLTRYYRVSLLALLLLALIAWAWIPGVSDFLHGSLAAFTTIDQHAVENFIRSYGTQAAVVSFFLMILQAIVAPLPAFVITFANASLFGAFWGGVLSWSSAMAGAALCFFIARILGRGAVEKLTGKTVLNHMDAFFERYGKHTILVCRLLPFVPFDPVSYAAGLTSIRFRHFFIATGIGQLPATIVYSWAGSLLTGGTFWFVTGLFVLFALSVAISVARSLYLEHQQKKS
- a CDS encoding TVP38/TMEM64 family protein; this encodes MLIVTVLFCILAGVFHHYGLTDLITNFHHLQDVIRQSGMFGYTLYILLFIVAALCLIPGSILVIVGGVLFGPVTGTLISLVAATVASALSFLLARWLGRDLLQKYVGHTATFQAIEKGIAHSGIDFLILTRLVPLFPYNLQNYAYGLTAIPFWSFTVISAVTTLPGIFIYTLMSHELASEGISWTFIAKLSIAGLALFMLVQAAKAWARFKHVDPSSRHECAGKCSK
- the xthA gene encoding exodeoxyribonuclease III yields the protein MKFVSFNINGLRARPHQLAAIVEKHQPDVIGLQETKVHDDMFPLEEVAKLGYNVFYHGQKGHYGVALLTKETPIAVRRGFPGDGEEAQRRIIMAEIPSPLGSITVINGYFPQGESRDHETKFPAKAAFYQNLQNYLETELKRDNPVLIMGDMNISPTDLDIGIGEENRKRWLRTGKCSFLPEEREWMERLLGWGLVDTYRHAYPEKNDQFSWFDYRSKGFDDNRGLRIDLLLASTPLAERCEETGIDYEIRSMEKPSDHAPVWAKFRV